The window ACAAAGTGGAAACTTTAAACCGGACTAAATGTAAAGTTTTAATCGGAAGTGACAGGGGTTTTGTCGAGCCACCCAATCTTATGTGTCGAGCGTCAACACTAACCTTGATATTAACGACAATCAACTTTATTACGAATTCCGAATAAAGTTGATTGTCGTCAAACAAATGGTTGTGTCAGTTTCATAACATTGATTGATTGTGTGTAGCCTGTGGGATACAATTAATGCTTGATGAAAATTCTGCAAACTGAACACTTCAAGAAGTGGTTTGAAGGAATCAGAGATATTAGAGGGCAAGCAAGACTGGTTGCTCGGATTCGAAGATTTGGTTTGGACAATCCGGGTGATGTTAAATCAGTGGGGAGCGGAGTTTATGAACTTCGATTACATTTTAGTCCAGGATACCGAGTCTACTACGTTTATCAATCAGAAACTACTGCGATTCTCCTCTATGGTGGGATTAAAGACACTCAAAGTAGAGATATCAAAAGAGCACTAAAAATAGCTAAGGACTATCAGTTGGAAAATCATGAATCGAATAAACATTGAAGCAAGCGAAATTGGACAGAAAGTTTCCAGATGGAATCCCAAAGATTTCTTGATTAGCACTGAAGCATCGGTCGCTTATTTGGAGGCGGCATTCGAGGACGGTGACCCTCAACTAATTGTTGCAGCCATAGGCGATATCGCCAAGGCATACAGTATGACCAAGCTCGCCTCTAAAACTAGATTGAGCAGGGAAAGCTTGTACAAAGCCCTTTCGCAAAGAGGAAATCCGAGATTTGCAACAGTACTGAACCTGCTTCTCGCCTTGGACATGAAGCTCCAACCTGTTTCTGCCGTGCCAGATCAAGCACATTTGCATGGTTTTGTAAAGATGTGGGACCATGATTACCCATCTTCGGAAGGGAAAATCTATTTATTCGGTTTGCAAGACGGAGAGGCACAGCTGAAAGGTATTTTCTAATCATTGGAATGCGAAAATCAGGTGGTCCAAAATAAGGACCGCATCAAGAAACCATGGCGTGACTCAAATAGTGGATAAAGCAGAAATACAACATGGACAGTGCGCAATACATGAAACTAATCGGAGATGCTCGGGCATTCTGTCAGGCAGCGTACTTTATGGAGCAGGAAATTGCTCGTCTAGGCATCAATCCTGAAGACCTCTCTCCGGTTGGGAGAACGACTGGTTGGCCAGCACACGCGGTTTGGGAGTCTCTCAAAACTGCCAGTCACTTCAATCTTGGAATTGCCCTTGAACTTAGACTAAAGTGCTTGCTTCGACTTCAGAGTAGTAATCCTGGAACGACTCATTCGCTCGCCTGCTTATATGATGACATTTATGCAGTGAAGCCAGAATTCGCAAAAAGATTAGAAGACATGTTTCAACAATCTGTCACAGACAACCCATTCCGTATCCTTGCGTATTGTCGAGGTTCGGATGTAAACCAGCAACCCGAAAGTCCTCGCAATCGTCCAATTAACACATTGAAGGATTTTTTCGGGTATTTCGATGAAGATGTCGAGCTGTCGACCAAGCGACATGCTTGGGAGAGTTCCTCGAATCATCATAAGTGGCACCACTACATCGACCGGCTGGATGCATTTTTTTGTCTTTTTGATTCAAGTGAAATGCTTGCAATCGAATCAGCACGTAGATTAGGGCTTCTGAAATAGTCCCTTGCCAGTAAACAGCTGTCAAATGTTGAATTCATCGTTTTAAACGTGCCATTTATGAAGTGTGAAGCACGACAAATAAAATTGTTGAACCGAGTTCTGCAATCACGTTGGTCTATCTGGAAAGTAGAGGTACACCAAGCCTGTTGAAAACGAAGCGTCAATCATTCGACAATCTGGTTTGCCGTGGTCGGAGTTTGAGAGTTGATTTTATTGACTTGGCGATCATAAGAGATTAACGAAAAATTCGATGATTGCACTGGTTCGGGAACATTCCAACCGGGCCCACCAAACACAAAACCAAGCAATTCCATTTATGCTGCATTATTCTGATTAATCCAATCACGTAGCGCTTCGTCGATCCGTGTTTGCCAGCCGCGACCATCAGCTCGAAAGTGATCGATTACCTCCTTAGAGAGTCTTATCGTAGTTGAAACTTTGGGGTTATCCGATAAGGGACGTCCACGACGAACTTTCGCGGTGGAAAACTCTTCCGGCCATTTACCCTTAGATAGATCAGGCGCGGTATCAGGATCGAAATCTTTTGCTATAGAGCTGTTTTTCCCGTTCATTAGCTTTCCTCAGACTGATAATTCTGTATGCATCGTTTCGAATCGTCCAGACAAGAACTACCATTACACCATCAAGAAAACCAACGCTAATATATCGATGTTCACCATAGTTCTTTCGGTGGTCTTCGACAGTCAGTGTAGGACCGTTTAGAATTTCAGGTGCACGAGCCATATCCAGCCCTCTGACTTGGAGTGTTGTAATGCGCTTGTTGTCATCAAATTCGATTATCATGTAATGATTAATGTTATTACAATTATTGGTACCGTGTTATCCTAATTGTCAACCAGAGAATTGCAATCGAATCCACTTATTCAATTACCTTGCATTTGAACTGAATAAATCCATAGGTTCGGATACGTTGCGACCGGGCCCACCATCGCAATACATGCGAATTTTTCAGCCAAAGAACTCTGGTATCAGTTATCTGATGTTGTCTGCCAAAAAATTGATAGTCATACTGAGCCCACATCAACCGAGTTCTGAACATCTTCCACTAATACTGCATTCATATTGGTGCAAGATTTTTTCCGATCGTCACTCTACATACCCAGAGCAAAGAACTCTTTATCTCAACTGACATTGAGCGACAACCAAAGCAGGTTCTGAAAGTTTAGCAAATGCCCCACATTCTGATACTGTGAAGTCGATTAGCAGCGGGCCAGACAACAATTGTTGATCAAAGTACGGTTAATGGATTCCATAGGAAAAATTCGTGATCAATGCTCACTGGTTTGACGAAAGATTGTCCAAAGTTTCTGCAAAGACTTTCCAAGGTAGTCTGCGATTTGAATCTTTCATTCTGTTAAACGCGGTTTCTGCTTGATGAATGTCAATAATCTTACGCTGAATCAAGCGTTCAACAATCCAAATTGTGCCATATACTTCCACCGCCTCTGCATCGGCCGCCTTTCTCAGCGCCTGATCACCAGACAACAACGGGCAGTTTTCTGACTTTGCCAAGGCGAGTGCAAAGCAATCATTATTGCTGACTTTGGAATATTGAAGTATCAGCCTTTGTGCTTCCAGTACAGTAATACCATCCAGTTCCATGAGCTGTAAACCGAGGTCCAATAGTGAATGGTGCTGCTCTTCAAGTTCTTCATAAAACAATGTATCAGGGCAGTAAATGTCGTACGGCAGTTTGAATAACTGATCAATTAATTCCCCTTCCTCCAAGTCAATGAGCACATTAGCATCGCTGATCATTAACACCAACACTACCCTCCAGATTGCCCTCCAGTTTTCGACTCATGTGAAATCGATAAACCGACATGCCCAGTAGTTCAGCTGCTTTTGATTCTCCGATGTATTCTTCGGCCAACGCTCGACATACGAGTTGTTTGAACCGAAATGAACTTTCCTTAGGATAGGGTTCACCAGGCTCGTTTTTTCGCCAGCCTAGCTTGCTGAATTCTATGAAGTACTGTTTTTTCAAATTGGCGGATATCACACCGCACTGTTCCAAACGCATAAGGATCGCCGTCATACTGATGCCGAACTCATGCTTTAGCAGCAACAGTTCAATTGGTTCGATCGTATGTCGGTGCTTTCCCATAATTTCCACAACGGCTTTCTTCGGCAAAAGAAACGCGCCGGCGAATCGATTGCATGCCTTCTCTTCATCAAGGTTTTCAGCTAAACGGTTGAACAGTACGAGATGACCCAGTTCATGAGCCAATGTAAAGCGTTGGCGGTCACCGGTTAAATGGTTGGAAAATACAACAACTGGAAAATTGCCGATTCGGCCGGCCAGTCCGTCAAACCGATTGACTCCTTCCACCTGCGTACAGATGACCATGGTGCCTTTGGACTCCATTGCAGTGACGAGCTCTGGTATTGGGTCCAACCCCAGGTTCCATGCCTGGCGCATTTGGTTGGAAACATCTTCGATTTCCTCAAGGTCACCCACCTCTGCGGGAAGATCGGCAGGCAATGAAAATGTCGGAATGGGATTGTCTGTATCCGGATACAGGTCAAGTAGCATAGACCAACGCTCAGCCTGATTCATCACATCTGCCGTTAATCGATTGAGCAGTTTCTTTGGGAGGTTGGATTTTTTTCGATACTCAATTTCATGGAGTTCAACCTCTACCGG of the Acidiferrobacterales bacterium genome contains:
- a CDS encoding type II toxin-antitoxin system RelE/ParE family toxin, producing the protein MKILQTEHFKKWFEGIRDIRGQARLVARIRRFGLDNPGDVKSVGSGVYELRLHFSPGYRVYYVYQSETTAILLYGGIKDTQSRDIKRALKIAKDYQLENHESNKH
- a CDS encoding putative addiction module antidote protein yields the protein MNRINIEASEIGQKVSRWNPKDFLISTEASVAYLEAAFEDGDPQLIVAAIGDIAKAYSMTKLASKTRLSRESLYKALSQRGNPRFATVLNLLLALDMKLQPVSAVPDQAHLHGFVKMWDHDYPSSEGKIYLFGLQDGEAQLKGIF
- a CDS encoding DUF3368 domain-containing protein, which codes for MISDANVLIDLEEGELIDQLFKLPYDIYCPDTLFYEELEEQHHSLLDLGLQLMELDGITVLEAQRLILQYSKVSNNDCFALALAKSENCPLLSGDQALRKAADAEAVEVYGTIWIVERLIQRKIIDIHQAETAFNRMKDSNRRLPWKVFAETLDNLSSNQ
- a CDS encoding BrnA antitoxin family protein — protein: MNGKNSSIAKDFDPDTAPDLSKGKWPEEFSTAKVRRGRPLSDNPKVSTTIRLSKEVIDHFRADGRGWQTRIDEALRDWINQNNAA
- a CDS encoding XRE family transcriptional regulator, producing the protein MFAQRLQRARKAAGLSMSKLAEEVGVSANAIKKYEHGINMPSSNNLLKMANVLNVRTEYFFRPVEVELHEIEYRKKSNLPKKLLNRLTADVMNQAERWSMLLDLYPDTDNPIPTFSLPADLPAEVGDLEEIEDVSNQMRQAWNLGLDPIPELVTAMESKGTMVICTQVEGVNRFDGLAGRIGNFPVVVFSNHLTGDRQRFTLAHELGHLVLFNRLAENLDEEKACNRFAGAFLLPKKAVVEIMGKHRHTIEPIELLLLKHEFGISMTAILMRLEQCGVISANLKKQYFIEFSKLGWRKNEPGEPYPKESSFRFKQLVCRALAEEYIGESKAAELLGMSVYRFHMSRKLEGNLEGSVGVNDQRC